A part of Candidatus Eisenbacteria bacterium genomic DNA contains:
- a CDS encoding response regulator → MAHTVLFVDDDPHLLKGLRRSMREEPFRVLLAKDGAAALGVLDEHEIDVLVTDQEMPGLKGTMLLDLVRTRYPDVIRILLTGNANLDVALQAINKGEVFRLCTKPIDSRELAAVIRSALEQKDLLATSRDLLHTVRKQATVMERLERDNPGITKVDLDQEGRIVLSDDSLADLAIFLEDAKRELGRTKP, encoded by the coding sequence ATGGCACATACCGTTTTGTTCGTGGACGACGATCCCCATCTCCTGAAGGGACTCCGCAGGAGCATGCGGGAGGAACCCTTCCGGGTTCTGTTGGCGAAAGACGGCGCCGCGGCCCTGGGAGTCCTGGACGAGCACGAAATCGACGTGCTGGTGACCGACCAAGAGATGCCCGGGCTGAAGGGGACGATGCTCCTCGATCTGGTGCGGACGCGCTACCCGGACGTCATCCGGATCCTCCTGACCGGCAACGCGAACCTGGATGTGGCCCTTCAAGCGATTAATAAAGGGGAGGTTTTCCGTCTCTGCACCAAGCCGATCGACTCCCGGGAACTCGCCGCCGTCATCCGCTCCGCCCTGGAGCAGAAGGATTTGCTCGCCACGAGCCGCGATCTCCTACACACCGTGCGGAAGCAGGCGACGGTCATGGAACGTCTCGAACGGGACAATCCGGGAATCACCAAAGTGGATCTGGATCAGGAAGGCCGCATCGTCCTTTCCGACGATTCCCTGGCCGATCTCGCCATTTTCCTCGAAGACGCCAAGAGGGAGCTGGGGCGCACGAAGCCCTGA
- a CDS encoding DUF3857 domain-containing protein, translated as MTKSKVLLWTALLALFVAVLPAAGQTAHRGVDGPLGEEAIRSIVGAAPAEAARPGEDGLILFEGVWVDWRDGRAEVRVQRLTKMYTEWAVEHLGDPRIPWDDGRQEMIVHASRTYLPGGGVVDTPTPEENGYSGTNEVTPDELALAVDHLDIREMVVTRVGLVREAVILLDYTIRDLEPAALPFHMLLFPQSEFPILEGTVSVGGGLTAETVNPPDRLFTLPEAELRGGRTIWTMKDLPARPHDSGRRLGDQIPWIALSSAKDWQEAVENFDGAVRRAAKADEALRAALMEIEEERPSLGVRETLESWTSMAKERTETIHYRPWEFLASPRTVGAVLDRAYATPAERAALLLACCDTRGWKTELILPARWAALSVAAPALNALGDPLLRVTDDGGVLWWVDPMGGAVSSLPPMDGGIPYFASDGSRVRRETAPVRGDRIDVRVFWNLVSGEGSAEVVMSGPMLAALGPEKPEELAGAWVADWCEGASVEDLRVHESGEDRIRFSAKIEASPPEPDDRGRIVIEPPLFAADLSGLTPPGMERSHGACDAVLFPAGPVDARALWVFEIPGDRSVLDVDPLDAKWNGAEAGLSRTIEGSRLTMNARLLWSGEPVRPEDYVAFRGFLARVLDARAARIALVSVGGE; from the coding sequence ATGACCAAGAGCAAGGTATTGTTGTGGACGGCGCTTCTGGCCCTGTTCGTCGCGGTTCTTCCGGCGGCGGGCCAGACGGCGCATCGCGGCGTGGACGGACCGCTCGGCGAGGAGGCGATCCGGTCCATCGTCGGCGCGGCCCCCGCCGAGGCCGCCCGCCCGGGCGAAGACGGGCTGATCCTTTTCGAGGGGGTTTGGGTCGATTGGCGGGACGGCAGGGCGGAGGTCCGCGTCCAGCGGTTGACCAAGATGTACACGGAATGGGCCGTCGAACACCTGGGCGATCCGCGTATTCCCTGGGACGACGGGCGGCAGGAGATGATCGTTCACGCGAGCCGCACCTACCTTCCCGGCGGCGGCGTGGTGGACACGCCCACTCCGGAGGAAAACGGCTACAGCGGCACCAACGAGGTGACGCCCGACGAACTCGCCCTCGCCGTCGACCACCTGGACATCCGCGAGATGGTGGTGACCCGGGTGGGGCTCGTGCGGGAGGCGGTCATTCTCCTGGACTACACGATCCGCGATCTCGAGCCGGCCGCGCTCCCCTTCCACATGCTTCTCTTTCCCCAGAGCGAGTTCCCGATTCTGGAAGGGACGGTTTCCGTGGGCGGCGGGCTCACCGCCGAGACGGTGAACCCTCCGGACCGCCTGTTCACGCTGCCCGAGGCGGAGCTGCGGGGCGGGCGAACCATTTGGACCATGAAGGATCTTCCGGCGAGGCCCCACGACTCCGGCCGCCGGCTCGGCGACCAGATTCCCTGGATCGCTCTCTCTTCGGCGAAGGACTGGCAGGAGGCGGTGGAGAATTTCGACGGAGCGGTGCGGCGCGCGGCGAAGGCGGACGAGGCGCTCCGGGCGGCGCTCATGGAGATCGAGGAGGAGCGGCCTTCCCTCGGCGTTCGGGAGACGCTGGAGTCTTGGACGTCGATGGCGAAAGAGCGGACCGAGACGATCCACTATCGGCCTTGGGAATTTCTCGCCTCTCCCCGGACGGTCGGCGCCGTGCTCGACCGTGCCTACGCCACGCCCGCGGAGCGGGCGGCGCTGCTGCTCGCCTGCTGTGATACCCGCGGCTGGAAGACGGAGCTGATCCTTCCCGCCCGTTGGGCCGCCCTTTCCGTCGCCGCGCCCGCGCTGAACGCGCTCGGCGACCCGCTCCTTCGCGTGACCGACGACGGGGGAGTCCTCTGGTGGGTCGACCCGATGGGCGGCGCCGTGTCCTCCCTGCCGCCGATGGACGGCGGGATCCCCTATTTCGCCTCCGACGGCTCCCGGGTCCGCCGCGAAACCGCGCCGGTCCGCGGGGACCGGATCGACGTGCGCGTCTTCTGGAACCTCGTCTCGGGCGAGGGGAGCGCGGAGGTCGTGATGAGCGGCCCGATGCTGGCCGCCCTCGGTCCGGAGAAACCGGAGGAACTCGCCGGGGCGTGGGTCGCCGATTGGTGCGAGGGCGCCTCCGTCGAGGACCTGCGCGTGCACGAGTCGGGCGAGGACCGTATCCGGTTCTCCGCGAAGATCGAAGCCTCCCCGCCGGAGCCGGACGACCGGGGTCGGATCGTGATCGAGCCGCCCCTTTTCGCGGCGGATCTCTCCGGCCTCACGCCGCCCGGGATGGAGCGTTCTCACGGCGCCTGTGACGCCGTCCTCTTTCCCGCGGGGCCCGTCGATGCGCGGGCGCTCTGGGTTTTCGAGATCCCCGGGGACAGGAGCGTTCTCGACGTCGATCCTTTAGACGCGAAGTGGAACGGCGCGGAAGCGGGCCTCTCCCGCACGATCGAAGGGAGCCGGCTCACGATGAACGCCCGTCTCCTCTGGAGCGGCGAACCGGTCCGCCCGGAGGATTACGTCGCTTTTCGCGGCTTCCTCGCGCGGGTCCTGGACGCGCGGGCGGCGCGGATCGCGCTCGTCTCCGTGGGCGGAGAGTAG
- a CDS encoding response regulator, with protein MNWSKPPILCVDDEEQVLKALSRLLQLRFSVHTATGGEEGLRILGEKGPFAVVVSDMRMPNMNGIQFLEKVRQAHPDTVRILLTGQADLKSTISAINQTQIFRFLSKPCEHEILARALDEGVRQYRLIVAERELLQHTLRGSIKLLTDILSLVHPEAFGKAVRFRKYIVDFIGALDLEDSWAIEIAPMLSQLGCFTLHPELVKKLYHYEDLDAEDLEQVGQLFSVTDQMLANIPRLEPVREILAYQTSRFDGSDIPHSRVKGKEIPTGARILKIVTDFDDLLARKRLSVPAALDTLRGREGAYDPELLGLFCDIHGRPEKEQDVRELRVQELTPGMVIDEDVRAQTGTLLIVKGQEVTESVLKRIYSFHNRIGIREPIRTILKTTDEAGGEASGKQLSSSLTGGV; from the coding sequence GTGAATTGGAGTAAACCGCCGATTCTGTGCGTCGACGACGAGGAACAGGTGTTGAAAGCCCTCTCGCGGCTTCTCCAACTCCGGTTCTCGGTGCATACAGCGACGGGCGGCGAGGAGGGGCTTCGTATCCTCGGCGAGAAGGGTCCCTTCGCCGTGGTGGTGTCGGACATGCGGATGCCCAACATGAACGGCATCCAGTTTTTGGAAAAAGTCCGCCAGGCACACCCGGACACGGTCCGCATCCTGCTCACCGGACAGGCGGATCTGAAGAGCACCATCTCGGCGATCAACCAGACCCAGATCTTTCGTTTCCTGAGCAAGCCCTGCGAGCACGAGATATTGGCCCGCGCGTTGGACGAGGGAGTCCGTCAGTATCGCCTCATCGTGGCGGAGAGGGAACTTCTCCAACACACGCTCCGCGGGAGCATCAAGCTCCTCACCGACATCCTCTCCCTGGTGCACCCCGAGGCGTTCGGTAAAGCGGTGCGTTTCCGCAAGTACATCGTCGACTTCATCGGAGCGCTCGACCTGGAGGACAGCTGGGCGATCGAGATCGCTCCCATGCTCTCCCAGCTCGGATGCTTCACGCTTCACCCCGAGCTGGTGAAGAAGCTTTACCACTATGAGGATCTCGACGCCGAAGATCTGGAACAGGTCGGGCAGCTCTTCTCCGTGACCGATCAGATGCTCGCCAACATCCCCCGCCTCGAACCGGTGCGCGAGATCCTGGCCTATCAGACGAGCCGTTTTGACGGGAGCGACATCCCTCATAGCCGTGTGAAGGGCAAGGAAATTCCGACCGGTGCGCGCATCCTGAAGATCGTGACCGATTTCGACGACCTTCTCGCCCGCAAACGGCTCTCCGTTCCGGCGGCGTTGGACACCCTGCGGGGGCGGGAGGGCGCCTACGATCCCGAGCTGCTCGGCCTCTTCTGCGACATCCACGGCCGCCCGGAGAAGGAACAGGATGTACGCGAACTCCGCGTGCAGGAGCTGACGCCCGGCATGGTGATCGACGAGGACGTCCGCGCGCAAACCGGTACGTTGCTCATCGTGAAGGGGCAGGAGGTGACCGAGAGCGTGCTCAAGCGGATATACAGCTTCCACAACCGCATCGGGATCCGGGAGCCGATCCGCACAATTCTCAAAACGACCGACGAAGCCGGCGGCGAGGCGTCCGGAAAACAGCTCTCATCGTCTTTGACCGGAGGCGTTTGA
- a CDS encoding DUF3857 and transglutaminase domain-containing protein, producing the protein MRLPALLLLILVLAPAAPAVIAGPDLLEPGAATALLEGTDDDAYEGAARLLLFDRTEVEVEESGLSHVFQHRFLKVLDWEGARGLRAVRFDYDPATNLTEFRAVRIHRKEGGHEDVDLTTVLDSEAPAHLIFWGGRMLVLPLPALEPGDGVETITYKKGFQIAYLDAGGEDEKYIPPMRGHFYDVVLFRDADPMLEKQYTVHVPRDKPLQYSIYNEAVMSSLTFGEESFIYHFWIHDAPAAPEERRAPDLSDYVPKVVMATVSDWPEKSRWFYKVNEDREIFAWTPEIKEKVDEITAGMKSDDERIAALLHWVAQNIRYSGLNMGEGEGYTIHPGIMSFRDRAGVCKDIAGMLVTMLRAAGYPTFAAMTMAGARVEAIPADQFNHCVVALQKEDGSYLMLDPTWAPWNNPLWSRWEGEQHYVIGSEKGEELMMIPAFKPEDNLFAIRSDARILPDGALEGTLRFEGKGISDGRIRSAVGDQPKHGRRAFLEGWLGAIDPRVELIDVDITDHRDFTIDSVMRLTYRVPGYADRLGDDLAFHSPALLFITRNERISRLHNVPESDERTTGVFLYGPQKVTIDETVRLPGGYEAEAPEGLDKDGTLAAARLDWNAEGSRLVLNAEYELKNRFVTVDGYPDVIETIRELREKTEADLFATR; encoded by the coding sequence ATGCGATTGCCCGCTCTCTTGCTGTTGATCCTCGTTCTCGCCCCGGCGGCGCCCGCCGTGATCGCCGGGCCCGATCTCCTCGAACCGGGGGCGGCGACGGCGCTTCTCGAAGGGACGGACGACGACGCCTACGAAGGCGCGGCTCGCCTGCTCCTCTTCGACCGCACCGAGGTGGAGGTGGAGGAGAGCGGCCTCTCCCACGTTTTCCAGCACCGCTTCCTCAAGGTGCTCGATTGGGAGGGCGCGCGCGGACTACGCGCCGTCCGATTCGACTACGATCCGGCCACCAACCTGACCGAGTTCCGCGCCGTGCGGATTCACCGGAAGGAGGGGGGGCACGAGGACGTGGACCTGACGACGGTCCTCGATTCCGAGGCGCCGGCCCATCTCATCTTCTGGGGCGGTCGGATGCTGGTCCTCCCGCTCCCCGCGCTCGAGCCGGGGGACGGCGTGGAGACGATCACTTATAAGAAGGGTTTTCAGATCGCCTATCTCGACGCCGGCGGCGAAGACGAGAAGTACATCCCGCCGATGCGGGGCCACTTCTACGACGTGGTTCTCTTCCGCGACGCGGACCCGATGCTGGAGAAACAGTACACGGTCCACGTCCCCCGGGACAAACCGCTCCAGTACTCGATCTACAACGAGGCGGTTATGAGCAGCCTCACCTTCGGCGAGGAGAGCTTCATCTACCACTTCTGGATCCACGACGCGCCGGCCGCCCCGGAGGAGCGCCGCGCCCCCGATTTGTCCGACTACGTTCCCAAGGTGGTGATGGCGACCGTCTCCGACTGGCCGGAGAAAAGCCGCTGGTTCTACAAGGTCAACGAGGACCGGGAGATCTTCGCCTGGACGCCGGAGATCAAGGAGAAGGTGGACGAGATCACCGCCGGCATGAAGTCCGACGACGAGAGGATCGCCGCCCTCCTGCATTGGGTCGCCCAGAACATCCGTTACAGCGGCCTCAACATGGGCGAGGGGGAGGGGTACACCATCCACCCCGGCATCATGAGTTTCCGGGACCGCGCGGGCGTGTGCAAGGACATCGCCGGCATGCTGGTCACCATGCTCCGCGCCGCCGGTTATCCCACCTTCGCCGCCATGACCATGGCCGGCGCCCGCGTGGAGGCGATCCCGGCGGACCAGTTCAACCACTGCGTGGTGGCGCTGCAAAAGGAGGATGGAAGCTATCTGATGCTCGATCCGACCTGGGCGCCCTGGAACAACCCGCTCTGGAGCCGCTGGGAAGGGGAGCAGCACTACGTGATCGGCAGCGAGAAGGGGGAGGAGCTGATGATGATCCCCGCCTTCAAGCCGGAGGACAACCTCTTCGCGATTCGGAGCGACGCCCGAATCCTCCCCGACGGCGCGCTGGAGGGGACGCTCCGCTTCGAGGGGAAGGGGATCTCGGACGGACGGATCCGGAGCGCCGTGGGGGATCAACCGAAGCACGGCCGCCGCGCCTTTCTCGAAGGGTGGCTCGGCGCCATCGATCCGCGGGTGGAGCTGATCGACGTGGACATCACCGACCACCGCGACTTCACCATCGACAGCGTCATGCGCCTCACCTATCGGGTGCCCGGTTATGCCGACCGGCTCGGCGACGACCTCGCCTTCCATTCGCCGGCGCTCCTCTTCATCACCCGCAACGAGCGGATCTCCCGGCTCCACAACGTGCCCGAGAGCGACGAGCGAACGACCGGCGTTTTCCTCTACGGTCCGCAGAAAGTCACGATCGACGAGACCGTTCGCCTTCCCGGCGGATACGAAGCGGAGGCGCCGGAGGGGCTCGACAAGGACGGAACGCTCGCCGCGGCGCGGCTCGACTGGAACGCCGAGGGGAGCCGCCTCGTTTTGAACGCCGAATACGAATTGAAGAACCGGTTCGTCACCGTCGACGGTTATCCGGACGTGATCGAAACCATCCGCGAGCTTCGGGAGAAGACCGAAGCGGACCTGTTCGCGACGCGATAG
- a CDS encoding HDOD domain-containing protein produces the protein MEKSVLFVDDDPHILSALRRMLMASGCVWDLTFAGGGREALEILEGRPHDVIVSDMRMPGMTGAELLEKVRSLYPETVRIVLSGHTELETAMRLVPIAHNYIAKPCDSETIIRLVQRACDMHDRLNNEELKQRIGKIGGLPNLSTTYHELVRLLSDPDAALDEVVKIIERDVGMVANILHLVNTAFYAPKQRITKINQAVSYIGITVLKSLFLSAEAFRAFEGKIPAEFSLEEFQNHGMEVGSEAAEMMGTQRERDDAFLAGMLHDVGKLVLLTEHPDQYQEVLRRAESGQSSCVETEREIWQVTHADVGGYILGLWFLPYTIVEAVTYHHNPPAPMAEGLDVTTAVYRANERVNSRKDRAEEYTGAKE, from the coding sequence ATGGAGAAATCGGTGCTCTTCGTCGACGACGATCCGCACATTCTCTCCGCCCTTCGGAGGATGCTGATGGCCTCCGGGTGCGTCTGGGATCTCACCTTCGCCGGTGGCGGCCGGGAGGCGCTTGAGATTCTGGAAGGACGACCCCACGACGTGATCGTTTCGGACATGCGGATGCCGGGGATGACCGGCGCCGAATTGCTCGAGAAGGTGCGATCGCTTTATCCGGAGACGGTCCGCATCGTCCTCTCGGGCCACACCGAGCTGGAGACGGCGATGCGTTTGGTTCCCATCGCCCACAACTATATCGCCAAACCGTGCGACAGCGAGACGATCATCCGGCTGGTGCAGCGCGCCTGTGACATGCACGACCGGCTGAACAACGAAGAGCTGAAACAGAGGATCGGAAAGATCGGCGGCTTGCCCAACCTGTCCACCACCTATCACGAACTCGTTCGCCTACTGAGCGATCCCGACGCGGCGCTGGACGAGGTCGTGAAAATCATCGAGCGGGACGTGGGGATGGTCGCCAATATTCTTCATTTGGTGAACACGGCGTTCTATGCGCCCAAGCAGAGGATCACCAAAATCAATCAGGCCGTCTCCTACATCGGGATCACCGTGTTGAAGAGCCTCTTCCTGTCCGCCGAGGCCTTCCGGGCCTTCGAGGGCAAGATCCCCGCCGAGTTCTCGCTCGAGGAATTCCAGAACCACGGGATGGAGGTGGGGAGCGAGGCGGCGGAGATGATGGGAACGCAGCGGGAGCGGGACGACGCGTTTCTCGCGGGGATGCTGCACGACGTGGGCAAGCTCGTTCTGCTGACGGAGCACCCCGATCAGTATCAGGAGGTGTTGCGCCGCGCGGAATCGGGCCAAAGCTCCTGCGTCGAAACGGAGAGGGAGATCTGGCAGGTCACCCACGCCGACGTGGGCGGATACATTTTAGGACTCTGGTTTTTACCCTACACGATCGTCGAGGCGGTTACCTACCATCACAATCCGCCGGCCCCCATGGCGGAAGGGCTCGACGTCACCACCGCCGTCTATCGGGCTAACGAACGAGTGAACAGCCGAAAGGATCGCGCGGAAGAGTACACGGGAGCGAAGGAGTGA